AAATGTTGGCACCCTGTAAAGGGATAGCAACGTCTCGTGCGGGCATAGATCAAGAATTTCCTTTACTGAAAGGATGTAAAGTGAGGAAAATTGAATAAGTCATGATACAATGCACTTGCAGCAACATTTAGTGCATATATTCTTAGATTTAGATGagatattattaatatccaCATAATAAACCATGAAAAATAGGCATATCTAATTAGATGAAGATATCAGCAGAACTATCTGAATAGCAACAAAATGATGCAAGCTAACACCTACCAGGACTGATAGGATCTTCCATCTTCTCAACTCTTTTGCAGTTGCGAAGGGCTACAGATACACCGCTATTGGAAGATTTGAGCATGACAACACCAGGACAATCTAGCAGCTTCACCTTCTTGTCTAACTGAACTTCTTGCATTGATCTAGTAACCCCTGGAGTGGAGCCAACATTAACCACACGGGACCTCTTCAAACTGTTAATCAGACTGCTCTTGCCAACATTTGGAAGACCAACAATACCCACAGTAATTGCCAGTTTGAGCTGTAAGgtcatataaataataaaatcatctataagagaaaaacaaagcaGAAAGGAAACACAACTAGGGAATAGTGACAAAATAGTACCACAAACATGACAAAATGAAGGAAAACAACCTGGAATAGACAAATTTGACTGTGTCCATAtagtaaatagaaaattaagGTAGCCCATTCTTGACAATAGAAAATCATTACTTACTGTTACCATCAATGTTAATATGGTTTGCATAAAACAGGACGCAAAACTAACAGAATGGAAATTCAACAGTCTAGTACCAAGTGAGGCATCAACAGCACTCTTTGACAAGCTGCCAATTTTAacaattttagattatttcaACAACTAAACTCTAACAACAGTCCATGTACACTGCCCATTGAATCATTGATAAGTTACCTCATGACTCCTGGAATAATTCTTGAGTAATTTGATCAGGTTCTCAGCACCAAGGCAATCACTGCTTTGTGGTATATTGCTTGATTTATCAAGCTTTGATGATTTCCATCCCAGTTTTGTCCTCTGCTCTTGGGTATTACACTTGAATGCAACAGTAGGCATTTCCTCTCTTAGGTATGTAAGCCACTTCTCTACAGACTCCTTGGGGACAAGATCTAGATGGCACAGCTTGAAATTTAGATGTTGCACAGCAGCAAACATAACATGAGTAAACTccaaacacaaacaaaaccTGCACTATACCTATCTTGTTGAGAAGTAGAACAATCCGTTTACTGGGGTCAGCCTTCCTGACCATCTTTTCCATGTCAATGCAACGAGTGCCCAACGGATCCCTGGCATCGAGAACCTCAAGAATCACATCAGAAGCTTCAATAACTTTAACCAGCTCCTTGTAGAAGGCTCTCTCTGAATGATCTGGAGATAAAAATCAACAGGTTTAGGAATAATGTAACTACAAACAGTAAGGCAGCAAAGCATGAGATTAGAAAAGTGAACCTCgggttctcaaaaaaaaaaagtgaaccTCACCTTGGCTCTTAGCCACTTCTAAAGAATTATTCTCCTTTGATGCATCCTTCTCTGCAAATTCGCTGCTCTGAGCAGACGCTGCAGAGGCCAAATTAGCAATGTCCTCATCCTCGAGCAATCCAAGTTTTCTCTTCCTAGCCTGAATATTGGGTGTCACAATATTCTATCATTGGTAAAACAGTGCAAGCAAGACATAAAATACACATACCCAGGGaacaaatatagaaacattATTGCTTAAATGAAACTAAATAAGGTGCTGAAACATTTTAAtcagagtaaatttcacaaaactatagatacTTTGACCAAACTAGCGAAAACTACAGATTAAGGAGtagtatcacaaaactacatatcaACCACAAaaactatcacaaaactataggtCCACTACATTCTGGTAGTGAATGTGTagtgtttataaataaaatttgtaatgaAATCTCAGGAAGTTCAGTGCTATAAAAGCcctaattatatatgtgcattCAAATTTAACAGTGAAAAAACATCTACACATATCAATCTTGTTTCGGGCAGGAACAAAAACTCGCCCCCGAGGCATCCATCACCTATGGCATGAAATCTACCCCTACAGCACCTGTTCATATTTCTTCATCCATCGAACAAACTAATGTGATGCTCAAGAATCTCATTGATAAAGATCGTCATCAGCTTCGATCTAGAAGAACAATATAGCACAAGAGCAGAagtggagagggagggagggaggagaagcGCTGGGTGGCGGGCGGCTCACCCTCTCCTTGCGCGCCTCCTTCTTGAGCTCGAGCTCCTGGAGCGCCTGCACGCGGCGGGCCTCGAGGGCCTTGAGCTCCTGCTCCTTGAAGGGCCACTCGTTGGGGATCCCGGGGTCCTTCTCGACCTTCTTCCGGTggctcctcccctccttctTGGCCTCCTTGCGCTTCTTGCGGTGGTGCTCCTTCACCTTGCGCAGCACCTTGTGCTTCTGCCGCAGCGTCACGCGCTTGCTCTTGCTCTTCTTGCTCTTCTTCACCatcttcccctcctcctctagcCGCCGCCGAGGGAAGAGacgggaagggaagggaagggaggagaggccgagggcgagagggaggagaggagagaggagctagGGTTTTAGTCGGCGGCTGCGCGTGGTCCGGACGGTcatgggctgggctgggccgaCTGCAAAATTGCAGGGTCCATTGGGCTGCCTCAAGGGCCCAGTTACGATTTACGAGGTGCTGATGGATGACGAGAAGAGCGAAACTAAAGGCCGCGTTCTTCTTCATTCGTTCtgaacggtatattttttaaatttatagaaaaaatattttaaaaatttatattaatctattttacatattttatattaataattaattaattatgtactaatctattagaaGAATATTGCCTTGATCGCAGCCATCTCTATCCCATCCAGAGAACGATCCATCTAACAATACTCTATGTCCCaagaaattttcaaattattcGAGACACTAatcaataaatgaataaaatgcAAGGGAgttgaaaagttgattttaatggTTACCAGtgtaactatttatttataagtaaaaaaatacaaatttaatatttaattttatggatttttttatcatagtgtaTTTTACCCCGTTTGTTTTTTAGTCAttatggacacgtatataaaaatgttgcatgtagattatttttgtttgaaaaacatgacttcattttttttcttccaaaaagcaaaacaataggAGCCAATAATTCTGCAAAAGACATTGACCGaaatttcttttgcaaattgtACACCCTGTTGGTTTTAgtggataaaaatttatatacatgttcttaatgaGCTACaagtctaaaaataaactataatgaaaaaactccGAATCTCTGAGTTGATGGTATAAGGGTGAACAACACCCCAGTTTCTGTTgctcaatatatttttcatttaactTGAGAGGCTGCTGGAGAAGCTTATAGGAGTTTCATTTACAGAGTATGCATGTTATCATTATTCTGTGTGCAGTTGCAGATCTCGAGTTTACCATCcagaataattaactttttgccactcttaaatTTAGTGGTAACAGATTTGCCACTAGACCCATATGTCATTGACACATGAAGGCCCACATGTTATAGACAGCGAGTGACATATCTATTATCGACCAAatttaagagtggcaaaaagttaaataccaCCAAAGATTCAGGGTCCATTTTGCTtgttggagaaaaaaaattccgacatatttacaaaccaaaaaaattgtgaataaaacttatatatgcatgttcttaataatctaaaagccaacactaaaaaataaactactatggaaaaccttaaaatcaactctaaatttaaggttgaaaaaattttagcttataagcataaacaaaagcgaagaGACGAGggtgttaattattttgtaaactTGCAGACCGTATCTTACTCAGGGACATACCAACTACCAATTATGATTACTAATGGCACTCTTTTTTAGCAGATCATCTAAGCACAATAGTTCCTCTTCATAAACTTTGAAATCTGAACTATACTACaggacaaaaagaaaatagacaTTTCAACAAttgctgcaaaagaaaaacaagaaggTAGTAACTGTCAAAGGAGCAAATGCCACATATGTAACACCAAGCACCAGACTGGAAATTTAGTACCTGGTAGAAAAAGGAGTGCTCATGAGATTCTTCAAGGAGAATTTCCATGCAAGAAAACTAAGAAAAGCAGAAGCATTAGTATAGCTCAACATTCATCTTCACCTATACTCGTATATACACATTTTCCAACTCCA
This is a stretch of genomic DNA from Oryza brachyantha chromosome 1, ObraRS2, whole genome shotgun sequence. It encodes these proteins:
- the LOC102699442 gene encoding guanine nucleotide-binding protein-like NSN1 gives rise to the protein MVKKSKKSKSKRVTLRQKHKVLRKVKEHHRKKRKEAKKEGRSHRKKVEKDPGIPNEWPFKEQELKALEARRVQALQELELKKEARKERARKRKLGLLEDEDIANLASAASAQSSEFAEKDASKENNSLEVAKSQDHSERAFYKELVKVIEASDVILEVLDARDPLGTRCIDMEKMVRKADPSKRIVLLLNKIDLVPKESVEKWLTYLREEMPTVAFKCNTQEQRTKLGWKSSKLDKSSNIPQSSDCLGAENLIKLLKNYSRSHELKLAITVGIVGLPNVGKSSLINSLKRSRVVNVGSTPGVTRSMQEVQLDKKVKLLDCPGVVMLKSSNSGVSVALRNCKRVEKMEDPISPVKEILDLCPHETLLSLYRVPTFTSVDDFLQKVATLRGKLKKGGIVDVEAAARIVLHDWNEGKIPYYTSPPKRDAVDDSDAVIISETGKEFNISEIYKAESSYINGLKSLEEFSHIEIPSNAPPQIDEEMLEDGKKQNEPVQENRDESMSDANEREGTKATSVSTQHDKLYTAEGILDPRKRKADKKRRKANKFSVLTDMDADYDFKVDYQMKDDALAEDGSDGRDEEPRESDPMTGVDDA